Proteins from a single region of Apium graveolens cultivar Ventura chromosome 7, ASM990537v1, whole genome shotgun sequence:
- the LOC141675253 gene encoding D-amino-acid transaminase, chloroplastic isoform X1 gives MASFSLVSKIPTVENLVSCNHLYNLVPNRLSVPQNHPFSNGSLQHQFGLLEWSLGRFCLASSNQAHSFTDPISIDEVPLLSGSEAIERMRRSRESYESKQQYKAMYSSCFGGITTDPAAMVIPMDDHMVHRGHGVFDTAAIVNGCLYELDQHLDRFLNSAKMAKIKLPFDKGSIRKILVQTVSASKCRRGSLRYWLSSGPGDFQLSPAGCCHSALYAIVIEDKSPSDYSGVKVVTSSIPIKPPQFATVKSVNYLPNVLSKMEAEENGGYAAIWLDAEGFIAEGPNMNVAFVTKEKELLMPRFDKILSGCTAKRVLVLAGDLVKEGGLSGIRVENVTVNEGKNAAEMMLIGSGVLVRSVLQWDEQVIGDGREGPVSKALLGLVLQDLKSGPATVRVAISY, from the exons ATGGCTTCTTTCTCATTAGTCTCAAAAATACCCACAGTTGAAAACTTAGTTTCTTGCAATCATCTTTATAATTTAGTTCCAAATAGACTCTCTGTTcctcagaatcatcctttttcaAATGGGTCTTTGCAACATCAATTTGGGCTTCTTGAATGGTCTCTGGGGAGGTTTTGTTTGGCCTCTTCAAAtcaagctcactcttttactg ACCCTATTTCAATAGATGAGGTTCCACTTTTATCTGGTTCAGAG GCTATTGAAAGAATGAGAAGAAGTCGTGAAAGTTATGAAAGCAAGCAGCAATATAAGGCAATGTATTCTAGTTGTTTTGGTGGAATCACTACAGATCCAGCAGCAATGGTGATCCCTATGGATGACCACATGGTTCATAGAGGGCATGGAGTTTTTGATACTGCGGCCATTGTTAATGG GTGTCTCTATGAATTGGATCAACACCTTGATCGTTTTCTGAATTCAGCTAAAATGGCAAAAATAAAGCTACCTTTTGATAAAGGAAGCATTAGAAAAATACTTGTACAAACTGTAAGTGCCTCCAAGTGCAGAAGAGGATCACTGAGATACTGGCTTTCATCAGGACCTGGGGATTTCCAACTCTCTCCAGCTGGCTGTTGTCATTCAGCTCTATATGCTATTGTAATTGAAGATAAATCACCGTCAGATTACAGCGGGGTTAAGGTAGTAACCTCGTCAATTCCAATTAAACCCCCACAGTTTGCTACAGTGAAGAGTGTAAATTACCTTCCTAATGTGCTTTCAAAGATGGAAGCTGAAGAAAATGGGGGATATGCTGCGATATGGTTAGATGCTGAAGGATTTATTGCTGAAGGGCCTAACATGAATGTAGCCTTTGTAACAAAGGAAAAGGAACTCTTGATGCCTCGCTTTGACAAAATTTTGAGTGGGTGCACAGCTAAGAGGGTTCTAGTGTTGGCAGGAGACCTAGTGAAGGAAGGCGGGCTAAGTGGCATTAGAGTTGAAAATGTGACTGTCAATGAAGGGAAAAATGCAGCCGAAATGATGCTAATCGGCAGCGGAGTTCTTGTTCGATCTGTATTGCAGTGGGATGAACAAGTTATAGGTGATG GCAGAGAAGGCCCAGTGTCAAAGGCTCTCCTAGGACTTGTATTGCAAGACCTTAAATCTGGCCCTGCTACAGTCCGAGTTGCTATTTCATATTAA
- the LOC141675253 gene encoding D-amino-acid transaminase, chloroplastic isoform X2, translated as MGLCNINLGFLNGLWGGFVWPLQIKLTLLLAIERMRRSRESYESKQQYKAMYSSCFGGITTDPAAMVIPMDDHMVHRGHGVFDTAAIVNGCLYELDQHLDRFLNSAKMAKIKLPFDKGSIRKILVQTVSASKCRRGSLRYWLSSGPGDFQLSPAGCCHSALYAIVIEDKSPSDYSGVKVVTSSIPIKPPQFATVKSVNYLPNVLSKMEAEENGGYAAIWLDAEGFIAEGPNMNVAFVTKEKELLMPRFDKILSGCTAKRVLVLAGDLVKEGGLSGIRVENVTVNEGKNAAEMMLIGSGVLVRSVLQWDEQVIGDGREGPVSKALLGLVLQDLKSGPATVRVAISY; from the exons ATGGGTCTTTGCAACATCAATTTGGGCTTCTTGAATGGTCTCTGGGGAGGTTTTGTTTGGCCTCTTCAAAtcaagctcactcttttactg GCTATTGAAAGAATGAGAAGAAGTCGTGAAAGTTATGAAAGCAAGCAGCAATATAAGGCAATGTATTCTAGTTGTTTTGGTGGAATCACTACAGATCCAGCAGCAATGGTGATCCCTATGGATGACCACATGGTTCATAGAGGGCATGGAGTTTTTGATACTGCGGCCATTGTTAATGG GTGTCTCTATGAATTGGATCAACACCTTGATCGTTTTCTGAATTCAGCTAAAATGGCAAAAATAAAGCTACCTTTTGATAAAGGAAGCATTAGAAAAATACTTGTACAAACTGTAAGTGCCTCCAAGTGCAGAAGAGGATCACTGAGATACTGGCTTTCATCAGGACCTGGGGATTTCCAACTCTCTCCAGCTGGCTGTTGTCATTCAGCTCTATATGCTATTGTAATTGAAGATAAATCACCGTCAGATTACAGCGGGGTTAAGGTAGTAACCTCGTCAATTCCAATTAAACCCCCACAGTTTGCTACAGTGAAGAGTGTAAATTACCTTCCTAATGTGCTTTCAAAGATGGAAGCTGAAGAAAATGGGGGATATGCTGCGATATGGTTAGATGCTGAAGGATTTATTGCTGAAGGGCCTAACATGAATGTAGCCTTTGTAACAAAGGAAAAGGAACTCTTGATGCCTCGCTTTGACAAAATTTTGAGTGGGTGCACAGCTAAGAGGGTTCTAGTGTTGGCAGGAGACCTAGTGAAGGAAGGCGGGCTAAGTGGCATTAGAGTTGAAAATGTGACTGTCAATGAAGGGAAAAATGCAGCCGAAATGATGCTAATCGGCAGCGGAGTTCTTGTTCGATCTGTATTGCAGTGGGATGAACAAGTTATAGGTGATG GCAGAGAAGGCCCAGTGTCAAAGGCTCTCCTAGGACTTGTATTGCAAGACCTTAAATCTGGCCCTGCTACAGTCCGAGTTGCTATTTCATATTAA
- the LOC141670415 gene encoding sulfite exporter TauE/SafE family protein 3-like, with protein sequence MGITRKWIVIMRPVLVVIWSFALASVFVSAERSFMKDGHLNEIDDESYEPNVLLKIKNFLWQPAHQSYHHIWPEMKFNWQIVVGSLIGFCGAAFGSVGGVGGGGIFVPMLTLIIGFDPKSATAISKCMIMGAAASTVYYNLKLRHPTIDMPIIDYDLAVLIQPMLMMGISAGVVFNVLFADWMVTVLLIVLFVGTSTKAFLRGIETWKKETILKQEAAKRHAGNGDEADYKLLPGGPSGAKNNDMKDSLKEKITVFENVCWKEFGLLVFVWVAFLALQITKNYTTNCSTEYWVLNLLQIPVSVGVTLYEALSLYSGRRVIASKADSGTRPGVKQLIVYCLCGVLAGVVGGLLGLGGGFIMGPLFLELGVPPQVSSATATFAMMFSSSMSVVEYYLLNRFPVPYALYFICVATIAAFVGQHVVRRIINILGRASLIIFILASTIFISAISLGGVGIVNTITKIQKNEYMGFENLCKYES encoded by the exons ATGGGAATTACAAGAAAATGGATTGTGATCATGAGGCCAGTGTTAGTAGTGATATGGAGCTTTGCATTAGCTTCTGTTTTTGTTTCAGCAGAAAGAAGTTTCATGAAAGATGGTCATTTGAATGAGATTGATGATGAATCTTATGAGCCAAATGTTCTCCTCAAGATCAAAAATTTCTTATGGCAACCTGCTCATCAAAGTTACCATCATATTTGGCCG GAAATGAAATTTAATTGGCAAATTGTTGTTGGCTCCTTGATTGGATTCTGTGGAGCTGCATTTGGAAGTGTAGGCGGTGTTGGTGGCGGCGGCATATTTGTTCCTATGCTCACCTTGATTATTGGTTTTGATCCAAAATCAGCAACTGCCATTTCAAAAT GTATGATCATGGGTGCAGCAGCTTCAACTGTTTATTATAACCTTAAGCTAAGACATCCAACAATAGATATGCCAATCATTGACTATGACTTGGCAGTGCTCATCCAACCAATGCTCATGATGGGCATCAGTGCTGGAGTTGTATTCAACGTGCTTTTTGCTGATTGGATGGTCACAGTTCTGTTAATTGTCCTCTTCGTTG GCACATCAACAAAAGCATTCCTAAGAGGTATAGAAACTTGGAAAAAGGAAACCATTCTAAAGCAG GAGGCAGCAAAGCGCCATGCTG GAAATGGAGATGAAGCGGATTACAAGCTTCTGCCTGGTGGTCCTAGCGGTGCAAAAAATAATGATATGAAAGATTCTTTGAAAGAAAAG ATCACTGTTTTTGAGAACGTGTGCTGGAAGGAATTTGGCCTTCTTGTTTTTGTTTGGGTTGCATTTCTTGCATTGCAGATTACCAAG AATTACACGACGAATTGTTCAACAGAATATTGGGTGTTAAACTTGCTCCAG ATTCCAGTTTCTGTTGGTGTTACATTGTATGAGGCACTTAGTTTATATAGTGGAAGAAGAGTTATTGCTTCCAAGGCAGATTCTGGAACTCGTCCTGGGGTGAAACAGCTGATAGTCTATTGCTTATGCGGTGTATTGGCTGGTGTTGTTGGAGGGCTACTCGGTCTAGGTGGAGGCTTTATTATGGGACCGCTGTTTCTGGAGCTAGGAGTTCCTCCACAA GTTTCAAGTGCCACAGCTACCTTCGCTATGATGTTTTCCTCATCAATGTCTGTTGTAGAATATTACCTTCTGAATCGTTTCCCTGTTCCTTATG CTCTCTACTTCATTTGTGTCGCTACAATTGCTGCATTTGTTGGACAACATGTTGTGAGAAGGATCATCAACATACTCGGAAGGGCATCCTTAATCATCTTTATTTTAGCATCTACCATATTCATTAGTGCCATCTCATTAG GTGGAGTTGGCATTGTAAACACAATCACCAAGATTCAGAAGAATGAATACATGGGTTTTGAGAACCTCTGCAAGTATGAAAGTTAA